One Methylophilus sp. TWE2 DNA segment encodes these proteins:
- the rpsJ gene encoding 30S ribosomal protein S10, which produces MAAQKIRIRLKAFDYRLIDQSALEIVDTAKRTGAVVKGPVPLPTRIERFDILRSPHVNKTSRDQFEIRTHQRLMDIVDPTDKTVDALMKLDLPAGVDVEIKL; this is translated from the coding sequence ATGGCAGCTCAAAAAATTCGTATCCGTCTGAAAGCATTTGACTATCGTTTGATCGACCAATCTGCTTTGGAGATTGTGGATACTGCAAAACGTACAGGTGCAGTTGTTAAAGGTCCAGTACCATTGCCAACACGTATTGAACGTTTTGATATTTTGCGTTCCCCACACGTGAACAAAACATCACGTGACCAGTTTGAAATCCGTACCCATCAGCGTTTGATGGACATCGTGGATCCTACAGACAAGACTGTAGATGCTTTGATGAAGCTTGATCTGCCAGCCGGTGTGGATGTAGAAATCAAGTTGTAA
- the rplD gene encoding 50S ribosomal protein L4, with protein sequence MELKLIDQNGKVAKKGVDASDVTFGREFNESLVHEVVVAYMANARTATRAQKTRATVAHTTHKPFAQKGTGNARAGMSSSPIWRGGGRAFPNSPNENYSHKVNRKAYRAGMQTILSELVRQDRLKVVDSFTVDTPKTKQFVQKINALGIDGGVLLLTDGFDENLYLSSRNLPNVLVVEAQYADPVSLVRFPNVLVTANAVKKLEEILA encoded by the coding sequence ATGGAATTGAAACTCATCGATCAAAACGGCAAAGTCGCTAAAAAAGGCGTGGATGCGTCTGATGTGACTTTCGGTCGTGAATTTAATGAGTCATTGGTGCATGAAGTGGTTGTTGCCTACATGGCAAACGCCCGTACTGCAACCCGTGCTCAGAAAACCCGTGCTACCGTTGCTCACACTACTCATAAGCCATTTGCGCAAAAGGGTACTGGTAACGCTCGTGCTGGTATGTCTTCAAGCCCGATCTGGCGTGGAGGCGGTCGCGCATTCCCAAATAGCCCTAACGAAAACTACAGCCACAAGGTAAACCGTAAGGCTTACCGCGCAGGCATGCAGACTATTTTGTCTGAGTTGGTGCGTCAGGATCGTTTGAAGGTGGTTGACAGCTTTACTGTTGATACACCAAAAACAAAACAATTTGTACAAAAGATCAATGCCCTGGGCATCGACGGTGGCGTGCTGCTGTTGACTGACGGTTTTGATGAGAATTTGTACTTGTCTTCCCGTAACCTGCCAAACGTATTGGTAGTTGAAGCGCAATATGCTGACCCAGTAAGTCTGGTGCGTTTCCCTAACGTTTTGGTCACAGCCAATGCTGTGAAAAAACTTGAGGAGATCTTGGCATGA
- the rplW gene encoding 50S ribosomal protein L23, giving the protein MITAATKTQDRLLQVILAPQITEKATFIADKYQQIAFKVRTDATKPEIKAAVELVFKVEVASVSVINVAGKVKRAGRRMGKRSDWKKAYVSLKPGQEINFAAGE; this is encoded by the coding sequence ATGATTACCGCAGCTACAAAAACACAAGATCGTTTGTTGCAAGTGATTTTGGCTCCACAAATTACTGAAAAGGCAACATTCATTGCTGACAAGTATCAGCAAATTGCTTTTAAAGTGCGTACCGATGCAACCAAGCCAGAAATTAAAGCGGCTGTTGAATTGGTGTTTAAGGTTGAAGTGGCTTCTGTGTCTGTGATTAACGTCGCAGGTAAAGTAAAGCGCGCTGGCCGTCGCATGGGTAAGCGTAGCGACTGGAAAAAAGCTTATGTTAGCTTGAAACCAGGTCAAGAAATTAACTTTGCAGCTGGCGAATAA
- the rplC gene encoding 50S ribosomal protein L3: MSLGLIGRKVGMTRIFTEEGASVPVTVLEVIPNRVTQVKTVATDGYTGLQVAYGERRASRINKALTGHYAKAGVAAGAGIKEFNVAEDVLANFQVGGNVTVDIFSVGQLVDVTGTSIGKGFAGAIKRHNFSSNRASHGNSRSHNVPGSIGMAQDPGRVFPGKRMPGHLGDAKVTTQNLEIVRVDVERNLLLIKGSVPGSKGGNVVVRPAIKAKGAK, from the coding sequence ATGAGCTTAGGGCTTATTGGTCGCAAGGTGGGCATGACCCGCATTTTTACAGAAGAAGGCGCAAGCGTTCCTGTAACAGTGCTGGAAGTGATTCCTAACCGCGTGACACAAGTGAAGACAGTCGCAACGGATGGCTATACAGGCCTGCAGGTTGCTTACGGTGAGCGTCGTGCCAGCCGTATCAACAAAGCGTTGACTGGTCATTATGCCAAGGCTGGCGTTGCTGCCGGTGCTGGTATCAAAGAATTCAATGTGGCTGAAGATGTATTGGCTAACTTCCAGGTCGGTGGCAATGTCACGGTTGACATTTTCTCAGTCGGTCAGTTGGTTGATGTGACGGGGACTTCCATCGGTAAAGGTTTTGCCGGTGCGATCAAGCGTCATAACTTCTCCTCTAACCGTGCATCTCACGGTAACTCCCGTTCACATAACGTACCAGGTTCTATCGGTATGGCGCAGGATCCAGGTCGAGTATTCCCTGGTAAGCGCATGCCTGGTCATTTGGGTGATGCTAAAGTCACTACCCAAAACCTGGAAATCGTTCGTGTAGACGTAGAGCGTAACCTGTTGTTGATTAAAGGTTCCGTACCTGGCTCCAAAGGTGGCAATGTTGTTGTGCGTCCAGCCATCAAAGCGAAAGGGGCTAAATAA